The following DNA comes from Oscillospiraceae bacterium.
ACCCGTATAACTATTGCCACTACTTAACACGATATATGATGCATCATTGGTTGTCGAAAATACTCGATCTGTTATAGATCCAATCTGCGAACCTCCAGTCTGCCCCGTGTATATTGCATTGCCATTGCTATATCCATGAGCACATGTAATAACACCATAATTCCCTTTGGTATAACTATACATTCGACCAGCAGGCGTACTTGCGCTGGCAGGACCATGAATAGCTGAAGTCCCATTTATAGTGGCAGTAAATTTCCACTCTCTTCGATCAGTCCTCACAAAGGAAACCATATCTTTTTCAAAGAATGGTGTCAGCTCTTTTTCCACTTTTTCCAACGTTTCCTTTGCGTCCATCTCGACAACTACCCTATTATTGCGCACATCAACCCACTGTGTATGTCTACCCTTATATCCATGCCTTGAGAACATTTCAATTAGCCGATCATTCGCCTCAAGCAAATCATCATAACTATATGCAACACTCTTAATAGCAATCGAAAAAGTCTTTCCTGTCAGCGTCGAAAGAGTCCTGAATTTTGAATTATTCATTCTTTCCATCATGGCAAGGGATTTTGACCCAGCGACATAACAGAGCACGAGTTCACTCCTGTCATTCTCATTGAGATACATGCCGCCGTATTCATTGTCCATATAAACGTTGTAATCCTCTGCATGAAACCCCTCAAGAACAAGTCCGCTTGGAGTTTCAGACTGTGCCGACTTGATGCGGGTCAACAGTTTTATATCACCATAAGTAGCTGCAATCGCAGAAAACACTTCTTCCTCAGACAGATAGCCACCCTCATCCGTATATGCCTCTGGCAACTTACTCTCCCTTTCTCCAGCAGCAGACGCTGCCAATCCCAACACGAATATGCATAGGCACAAAAAAACTGACATCACTCTCTTCATAAAACATAACCATCCTTCTTTATTAAGATTTGAATTCAACTTCTCCGAATCCGTGACAGCAACTTTATAAACAAGATTCAACTCCTTATAGCAACTGGCATTGAAGGTGTTTCTACAGTTATCTCATCACGGATCCAGCTTCTTAACACATCATATCGCTACACAACAAACACTTCCCGAACAGGGCAACATTGTATGCCAATGTGTTCCACGCATCTCCCCTTTCATACAGTATTGAGCCCTTTCTCCACCCCAAGCCTATCGCTCGCCAGGCGGCCCCTCTTCGGTGAATACGTTCACCTATTCATCGCAAAACATCCCCAGCCGCACCTACGCCGCTGCAGCGAGACTGTATTCCGTAATATTTTCCACTGCTCCATTTCTCGTCACGGCAACCTCCGCGTGTACGCGATACGTATATCCAGACACGACGGCATAAATCTTGGAAACAGAACAGATGGTGCCGTTCGCGCTTTCAGTGGGCCATGTCTTAATTGTTGTGTAGCTCCCAGTGGAACCTCTCCGTTCCAGAGACATCGTGACAGAAATTCCTGTCGTCCCACTCTCTCCCAACACCACCGCACTGCAACTGGCAGTATCCCCACTGATACTGAGTCCAATGGCCACAGTCTTCGTATTGATGTACTGCAGAGACACTCCCGCAGCTTGTGCGGTCGCAGACAACGAACCTACCAGCACAAAGATACACACCATCAAAGATGCTATTGTTCGAATCCTTCTCATTGCTCTTCTCCTTCTGTCTTTCTTATGAGTTTTTGGGGCTTACCTCCGCAGGCGTTTCTACCCTTCTATCTCTATACCCGCTGAGCCGCCCTTTTTGTGACAAGTTTTGTAAAAATATTTTGAGAAACCAATCAAGCAGTTATATATCTCCCAGAAGTTTCCAAATTTTGTTATTTTGTTATTCATCAGCCAAATGTAGATCTCGCGATCTTCAGAAGCTCGTCAACCGGCAAGGAGGCCGACAGTTCGTAGAATATTGTGTCGCTCTCCCAGATAATATAACTGGCATACCCCTCTGTATTCGATTCAAAAACCAATAGCCTTTGGTCTTTATAGGTGACTTCATATGGTATGTCTACATGTTCACTGTCAAAGGTGTTTACTGTACTTTCCAGCTTCAAAAGTTGCAAAAAGTCTATAACACCGCCCGTTTCTTCATTTTTGTATGAAACAATCCTTCCAATCGGCATCTCGTCGTCAACCTCGAGCTCATACCCGACAGGAACATATTCCGGGTACACATACGCATCGCTCTCACTGTTCTCATCAGCTGTACCTCCGAAATGGACGCCGAAGAATGTCTCTCCGTACTCGATGATCGTATTCAGCACCTGCACCCGTATGGCGGACACGCTCATGGTCAGCGCAAAGCCGACCACCATGAAAATCACCAGCACTGCCGCCGCCCGGCTGAAGAAACGCCTGGCCTTTTGAACCCGAACCTGCCTCGTTCTTCCTTTGAGCAGACGTCTCATCTTTCGCTCAAATTCCGGCGAGAAGACGTGTTCTTCCGTGTCCAGCGCCTCCCACTCCTTGAGGCGCTGTTCCAGAACCTCTTCCGCCGCAACATCCAGCATGGCGTCAAATATTTTGTCATTGAGATTTTTTGGCGCCATCTTGATCTCCCTCCATTTCCAACCGTTTTTTGAGCTTGACCCTAGCCCTGTGCAGCCGCTGCCTCACAACGTCCTCCGTGACGCCCAACAGCGAAGCCATTTCCGCGTTGCTGTACCCATCATATTTCAGCAAAATGACGTCGGCATAGAGCGCATCCAGAGAAGCAAGATGCCTTTTGAGATCTTCGTACCGTTCCCGGTCAATCAACTGTCCTTCCAGTGAAGTCCCGTTGTCGCCGTCCTCCTCAGGCAGTTCCTCAACAGCCACCATGTTTTCCCTGTGCCGGTATGCATCGATGGCATACCCCTTCACTATCATACCGATTAAGCTCTTCGTTTTGTGACCGTCTCGCAGATCAAATTTCTCAAAATTCTCGATGATGCGGATAAACGCGTTGTGTACGGCATCCTCGGCCTCGCCGTGATCCTCCAATACGCTGTTGGCAATGTTATACATAAAACTCTTATATTTTATGTATAGTTCCACAGCTTCGTCCTGTTTCTTCTTTCCCTCTATCGCAGAAAAGTAAAATATTGCCATCTCTTCTCCCCTCTCCCATCATCTCTGCGCTCTGCGCCTTCTCCAGCCCCTTCATACTATCATCTTTTTCTTCTGTTTTCTATCTTCCCTCCAAAATTTCTCTTACAGGCCCCGTCTCATACATCCGCTCCGCGCCGGGCATACTAAACGAACCTTTGAAACACCGGGAGGGATGGGATGATAGCGCGGCGGACCGATCTGGCGGTGGAAGCCAGGGAACTTTGGGAGGAAAGCGCCGGGGAAACGACGCGGCTCCCCGGGGTCGAAGCCCGGGACTATGAGACGCGCGGCTGCCCGGTCACCGCCGTGCGGATCTTGTCCGACGAAGGCGCGCGGGCGCTCGGCAAACCCGCCGGCGCCTATGTGACCGTCGAGCTGCCCCGGCTCATCCGCGGGGAACCGTCCGCCTTCGCGGACGCCGCGCGGGCGCTGGCCCAGGAACTGCGCCCACTGCTGCCGCTGGCGCCCGCGGCCGCCGTGCTCGTCGTGGGCCTCGGCAATCGCGACATCACCCCCGACGCCGTCGGACCGCTCGCCGTGGAACATGTCATGGTCACACGGCACCTCGTGGACCGGCTGCCGGACCTGTTCGGTCACCTGCGGCCGGTGGCCGCCTTCGCCCCCGGTGTGCTCGGCTCCACCGGCATGGAGAGCGCCGATATCATCCGGGGCGTGATCGCCGAGGCGCGCCCCGACGCCGTCATCCTCGTGGACGCGCTGGCCTCCCGCCGGCTCCGGCGCGTCTGTTCCACCGTGCAGTTCGCCGACACGGGCATCGTGCCGGGTTCCGGCGTGGGCAACGCCCGGGCCGCCCTAAATAGGGAGACGCTGGGCCTGCCCGCCGTCGCCGTGGGCGTCCCCACCGTGGTGGACACCGCCACGCTGTGCGCCGACCTGCTGGAGGAGGCCGGCGCCGCGGCGGTCGACCCCGCCGCGCTGGCGCCCCACGGCGGCGGGATGATCGTCACCCCCAAGGAAATCGACGCCCGTGTGCGCGAACTCTCTAAAGCCGTGGGTTACGCCATCAACCTCTGCCTCCAAGAAGACCTCTCCGTCGAGGACGTAATGGACTTCCTCAGCTGATGAAGGCAGCAAAAAGGAGCCCGCGTGGAGGGCTCCCTTTTTGCTGCCTTCATTGCATTTGGTAAATCTTATCAGTCCAGTACATAGACAATCGCTTTGCGGCGCCCGAACCGCATGCATTCAGACTCGGTGTTGAAAAACAGATCGATCTTGTTGCCCTTGATGACGCCGCCCGTGTCCTCGCATACGGCCAGGCCGTAGAACCACTTGCCGCCGGGGATCTCCACGTACACCTTCGACCCCAGCGGAATCACCTTGGGATCGACGGCGATGGCGCCCACACGGGCCTGTGTGCCCGAAGCCGTCCGCTTCTGGCGGCGCCCCTCGGTGGTGTAGGCGGTCGCCGTCACCTCCAAGACGCGGCCGTAAGCCAGCTCCTCGCCCGAGGGCGTCGTCAGCAAGCCGCCCCCGCTCTCCGCCAGCGGCACTGCCACGGCGTTCTCCTTCAGTGTGATGCTGGGCTGCGCCGGTTTCGGCTTCGGCGGGTCCGGCTTGCGCGTGCCGTACTCGATGATCTCGTTTTGCGGCTCTGTCGTCACCTCGATGCGCACGCGGACCCGGGACACCGGCACGCCGTTGCGCAGCGTGATCTCGTAGACATGCCGCCGCTCTCCGACGACGCCCTCCTGGGCGAGACGCTCCTTCCCGACAAGCAGCTCGGACGCGGGCGCCCGGACGTTCCAGAACGGAATCTCCTCGGTCTTGTACTCGGTGACAATCTCCCGGCGCACCACCGAGATCGTCATCCCGCTCGTGACGGGCGTCGAGACGTCCGGCGTGATCTCGTCGAACCCGCCCGTGGTGATCCCCGACCGGCTGAGCACCGCGCCCACCGTACCGCCCAAGGTTGACAGCGTGTACCGTTCGCCGTGGACGTCCATGTGCACGGTCTGGGAGCGCTCAATGCGTACCTCCACCACGCCGCCGGCCGTGCTCTCGGGCAGGGAGACCGTGTCGTTCCGGCTGAGTCGGATGCCGGCCTCGTGCAGCGCCTGACCGGCGTCCTCCGTATCGGTCTGGTGGACGATGAGCTGCTCGCCGTCGTAGATCACAAACAGCCTAGTCCCCCGGTTCAGCCCGACGACGGCGGCCAGCGCCAGCACGCCGAGCAGCGTGACGGCCACGCCGCGCCCGCGCAGGACCGCAAAGCCGCGCGCAAGCACATTTCGTATCGCGTATCGTACTCTCAAACAATGACCTCCGTATTGGGGCGGGCCCGCCGCGTCCGGCGACGTGCAGAACGGACCCGCGCATGGTTTCGGCCGCCTCAAAATACCCAGTATCTTACAGTTTTGGGGCGTCGGCGGCACGCCCGAGGGGTCTTACCCCCTCTCTCGGTATATCCACGCACAGAAGATTATATACCAAAAACATAGAAAAGTCAAGTTTTTCATATATTTCTCGCTATTTTTAACATTTATTTTGAAAAATGTAAATTTTGTTGCAGTTTTGTTACTTTTTCGTAACTTTTGAACTTGGGTCCGCCGCCCATTCATTTCCAGCGGCGCAGGGGAGGAAAAAATCAAAAATCGGTGTAAAATCGGCGTAACGGACAGACGAAAATTTTTCGATATGATTGATAGACACTGCTGACACCTGAACCATTGATGGTTTGAATCATTTGGATGTTTTTGGCTCCGCGCAGCGTGCCTGCGCGTTGACGTTGAAAGGAGACCCGCCATGCTGAGATCCCTATACACGGCCGCCACGGCCATGCTCACCGACACACGCCGCATGGATGTGATCAGCAACAACCTGGCAAACGCGGAGACAAGGGGGTTCAGGGCGGACACCTTGGTCACGCAGTCCTTCCGAGACATGCTCATCTCCCGCCTGAACGATCCCAACGTCAATGTGTACACCACGGTGGGCCCGCACAACACCGGGATCCACATCGACCGGGTGTACACTTCGTTTGTCCAGGGGCCGCTGGAGGAGACGCAGCTGTCCACCGACCTGGCGCTGGCCGGCGACGGGTTCTTCGCAGTGGAGACCCCCGACGGGGAACGCTACACCCGCAACGGCAGTTTCTCGGTGGACGCGGATGGCTACCTCGTCACCCCGACCGGGCAGTACGTGCTGGGGCAAAGCGGGCGGCTGCGCGTGGGGTCCGGCGACTTCACGGTGACGGCGGAGGGCGGCGTCACCGCGGGCGGCGTTCAGACGGACCGGCTGCGCGTCGTGCGCTTTGCGGACAACAGCCTGCTGCGCAAGGATCGGGACAGCCTCATGTACAACTTGGAACCGGAGACCAATCCGCCGGTTTCCGCGGCCGCGGAGGTGCGCCAGGGCACCCTGGAGGGCGCCAATGTGGACACCGCCCGGGAACTGGTCGACATGATTCAGGTCTACCGACACTACGAACTGAACCAGCGGGTTCTGCGCATGGTGGACGAGTCCCTCGGCCGCGCCGTGAACGACATCGCCCGGGTATAGGTCAGGCATAGGACGGTCAGGCGCTTCGGGCGTCAAAAGTCTCGCCCGGCGCCGCATCGGATATTTTTTCTCAATTGATGTTTCATAGTTCGCCGCGCCTGCCGCGCGGCGGGGATGGGAGTGGGGTTTGTTTTGATTCAAACCATGTACAACGGCCTGCACGGCATGCTGTCGCACCAGCAAAATCTCGACACCATCGCGAACAACATCGCGAACGTCAACACGCACGGATACAAACGGAGCCGGACGGAGTTCAAGGAGACCTTGTATGCCCGTATGCTCTCCCCCACGGACAACGCCCCCCAGATCAACCTGCAGCGGGGCACCGGGGTGGTGCCCGCGCAGACGCTTCACAACTTCGGGCAGGGCGCCTCGCTCGACACAGCGCGCACTCTGGATTTCGCGCTGGAGGGGCCGGGTTTCTTTACGGTGGTCACGCCCGCCGGCGAGCGGCTCTACACGCGGGACGGCGCCTTCTATCTGACGCCGGAGGCGGACGGCGACTACCTGGTCGACAAGCAGGGCTGTTACCTGCTGGGCGCTGACGGCGCGCGCATCCGCATCCCCGGCGACGCGTCCTCCCTCTCGGCTGACGCGCGCGGCGCCCTGTCTCTCCGGACGGAGACGGGGGATGACGCCGTCCCCTTTGCGCGCCTCGCCCTCACCGAATTCGACAACCCCGGCGGCCTGCAGGCCGCCGGAGACAGCCGCTATCGCCCGAGCGAGAACGCGGGCGCGCCCCGGGAGGCGATCGACACCACGCTGCGGCAGGGCGCGCTGGAGGCCTCCAACGTCGACTACGCGGAGGAGATGGCGCGGCTCATCCGGGCACAGCGCGCTTACCAGCTCTCCTCCCGCTGCGTGACCACCGCCGACCAGATGGCCCAGATCTGCAACAGCATCCGGTCGTAACGCGCCGGCCCGGCGCATCGCTTGCCCTCAAAGATGCAGCTTTTTACCCGAAATCTGCATGCCGTCCGCGGGCCAAATTCTCCCACGATTCCCTCTGGTTTTTCCCCGCGCGGCGTGATATAATAAGGAGACACTGTCATGGATATCCGTCAGTGCCGGCGATGCCGTAAGCTCTTCAACTATGTCGGACACTTCAACTGTCCCGCCTGTGTGCATGAGCTCGACGACATCTTCACAAAAGTGCGCAATTACCTGTACGATCACCCGCAGGCGGATATGCCGTCCCTCTGCGAGGCCAGCGGGGCGGAGGAAGAAGACGTTCTGGGCTGGCTGCGGGAGGGGCGGTTGATTCTGGGCAGCGACGCCGCGGCGATGCTCGTCTGTGAGAATTGCCGCAAACCCATCAAAACCGGCCGTTACTGCGACGCGTGCGCCGCCCTGGTGCGCTCACAGCTCGCGGAGACGGCGGAGACCCTGGGCGAAAAAGCCCGGCCGGAGGAGAAGACGGCCGGACGACCGGGGTGTGCCGCCAACCGGCCGGCGCCGAGCGAAGGGGTCTGGTCGCGCAAGTTCCTCGACATCCGCGGTGGGAACAAATAAACGTTGGCCGGCCGTCTGTTCGTCCATCGGGAACGGCGATCGTCAAAAACAGGAAATGTTGTCTAAAAAATCAGTCCTAAGATTGACGCTTTCGCTCAATCATTTTTGTGTGTTTTTACTTCAGTTTTTATAGAGACCTTTCGATATAACATATAGAAGAGAAGAAACGCAGCCACAGATGAAGAAGCCACAATCGCAAGAGGAGGAAGAACGCAAATGAAGATCGCATCGGTACCCCTGTCTGCCCAGGTGAATATCTATGGGAAGACAGGCCGCAAGGCCCCCGCGCCGCGCGCCGGTTCCCAGGCGCCGGACATGGTAGAGTTTTCTCAGAACGCACGCCCGCTCGACGAGTTTCTGCGCGTCGCCCAAAGTACGCCGGACGTCCGCATGGAAAGAGTGACGATGCTCCGGCAACAAATCGAAGCCGGCACATACCGCGTGGAAGGCCGCGCGGTGGCGGAAAAACTGCTGGCCCACGCGGCCGCAAGACTCTAAAGACCCTATTTTCAACGACGCGCTGCCCCCGCCGGGCGCCTGACCCTGCCCGGCGGGGGCGTTTGTTTGTCCGCTTTGAGCCCACGTACATTTTTTCGCTCAATGAACGCAGCCGATGTTACGATATATACTATATAGACCGCAGACAACACCAGGGTAGGAGTCGGGACAATGCAGACACTGCTTGATACTTTTTGCGCGGTGCTCACCGCCGAACGCGATGTGCACAGGGAACTTTTGCATCTCTCCGAGGCCAAAAAGGTCGCTACCACCGAAAACAACCTCTCCGACCTCGACGGCATTGTCAAACAGGAGCAGAATTTGCTGGCCCGTTTGAACGAATGGGAGCGAAAGCGCAGGGACTGCGTGAACGCACTGGCCGCCCGTCTTGGGCAGCGCGCCGCCGACATTGTGCTGCAGGACTTTTTAAACGTGAGCGACGTGCGGCACGCGGAACAGCTAAACGCCCTCTACACCGAGCTCACCGATCTGCTCGACCGTCAGGTGCGCCTGAATGAAGTCAACCGGAAACTGATCGAGTCCCGCCTGGAATACATCCAGTACACGCTAGACGCCGTATCCCAACGGCAGAGTCCCTCCCGCCTCTACGGCGTGGACGGCGCCGACGCGCCGTCGCCGTCGCGAAAAAACAACATCATCGATCAAAAGGTGTGAGACAACCATGCGTTCTACGTTTGCGGGCCTGGATATCGCCAACCGCGGGCTCTTTGTCGCCCAGCGGCAGATCGACTTGGCCGGCCACAACATTGCCAACGCCAATACGGCAGGCTACACCCGCCAGCGCTTCGTCACCGCCGCGGTGCCGCCGCCGGGGATGAATACCCTGTGGCTGCCCATCGACAAGGGCCGGACGGGCGGCGGCGTGGTCACGCTGACAGTGGAGCAGATTCGCGACCGCTTTCTTGATAAACAGGTGCGAAATGAACTCACTCGGACTGCGTACTGGGACGAACGGAGCGCCGCCCTCTCCTACATCGAAGATATCTTCAACGACATAGACGCCACCAGCCTCAACACCGTCATGAACGGCTTCTTCAACAGCTTACAGGAGCTCTCCAAGAACACGACGGACGGCGCGGTGCGCGCCGAGGCAGTGGAGAAGGCCAAGTCTATGACGGACATGTTCCACTCGTACTACAGCAAATTCACCGACCAGATGTACCAACAGGACGAGATGGTCGTCGCCCAGGGCAAGCACATCAGCGACTTGGGCCGGCAAATCGCCGAACTAAACCAGGCCGTTTTTAAATATGAGCTGACCGGCAACAACGCAAACGACCTGCGCGACAAGCGCAATCTGCTGCTCGACGAGTTGGCTGGCTTTGTGGACATCTCGTACCAGGAGGTGGGCTCCGGCAAGACGGACATCAACGGGATGGAACTGACCACGCTCGTGGTCCAAATCGGTGGGGCGGACTTCATCGACCACAGCACATTCCGGGAGATCACCGCCGTGCAAACCGTCGTCAACGACATCGTCGGCGGTTCCGCCTCCCTCGCCCCGCTCCACGAACTGCAGTTCGCCGACGACAGCAGCGCCGTACCGGTCACGGGCGGCGCCGTGCGCTCTTACCTGGACCTGCGCGACGGCAACTCGGCGAGTACCCAGGGCCTGCCCTACTTCAAGGCGCAGCTCGACACGCTTGTGCGTTCGCTCGTCACAGAGTTCAACGCGGTTCACGAAACCGGCTATACCCTGCCCTACGTCGACGGAAGCGGGGTCACGCACCCCAGCCGGACGGGCGTCCCGTTCTTTGACCCGGCGGGGCTGACGATCGACGCGTTCTCGCTGTCCGCCGACATCCTGGCGAGCCCCTACAACGCGGTGGCCTCGGACGAGCCCGTCCAGATGGACGCAAACGGTCATTACGAAACCGGCAACAACCGAACGGTGCTGGAGCAGCTCATCAAGCTGGCGCAGCGCAGCGACCTCCCGGCGGTGGACAATTTCGAGAAATTTTACAACACTTTCATCACCGAGCTGGCCTCGGAGGTGGCCCACGCCAACAAGATGGCGGAGCAGGAGTACGCCCTGCTCGACGGACTCACGGCCCAGCGGGCCTCGGTGTCGGGCGTCTCTCTCGACGAGGAGATGACGGATCTGCTGCGCTTCCAGCACGCCTATAACGCCGCCGCCCGCGTGATCACCACGATGGATGAAGCCCTCGACGTGCTGATCAACCGCACCGGCCGCGTCGGCCTGTAACTGTCAAACGATCACTTGCGAATTCCTGCTTGTCTTTTTGACGCAATACTTGGCCGTCAATATCTTTTTGTACAGGCAGTGTGAATAGGGAGGCGTGTACCATGGCGCAGCGCGTGACAAACGCGATGATGATAAGCTCCTTCAATCGGAATTTATATCGAAACGCCGCCAAGATGGAGCGGTTTCAGACCCAGCTGGCCACAAACCGGAAGATCGTCCGGTTGAGCGACGACCCCGTGGGGGTGATCAAGAGCC
Coding sequences within:
- a CDS encoding S1 family peptidase; its protein translation is MKRVMSVFLCLCIFVLGLAASAAGERESKLPEAYTDEGGYLSEEEVFSAIAATYGDIKLLTRIKSAQSETPSGLVLEGFHAEDYNVYMDNEYGGMYLNENDRSELVLCYVAGSKSLAMMERMNNSKFRTLSTLTGKTFSIAIKSVAYSYDDLLEANDRLIEMFSRHGYKGRHTQWVDVRNNRVVVEMDAKETLEKVEKELTPFFEKDMVSFVRTDRREWKFTATINGTSAIHGPASASTPAGRMYSYTKGNYGVITCAHGYSNGNAIYTGQTGGSQIGSITDRVFSTTNDASYIVLSSGNSYTGTRSDEISSTLPAIGAYITLRGFVSGTISFAEVLSTNGMFEIDGVTYTDNIWVDKGVQPGDSGGGAIGGTADGGRTNLIVGINRSSDGSTGTMLVKGSRIINAFG
- a CDS encoding flagellar protein FlgN; the encoded protein is MQTLLDTFCAVLTAERDVHRELLHLSEAKKVATTENNLSDLDGIVKQEQNLLARLNEWERKRRDCVNALAARLGQRAADIVLQDFLNVSDVRHAEQLNALYTELTDLLDRQVRLNEVNRKLIESRLEYIQYTLDAVSQRQSPSRLYGVDGADAPSPSRKNNIIDQKV
- a CDS encoding flagellar protein, which gives rise to MDIRQCRRCRKLFNYVGHFNCPACVHELDDIFTKVRNYLYDHPQADMPSLCEASGAEEEDVLGWLREGRLILGSDAAAMLVCENCRKPIKTGRYCDACAALVRSQLAETAETLGEKARPEEKTAGRPGCAANRPAPSEGVWSRKFLDIRGGNK
- a CDS encoding sigma-70 family RNA polymerase sigma factor — its product is MAIFYFSAIEGKKKQDEAVELYIKYKSFMYNIANSVLEDHGEAEDAVHNAFIRIIENFEKFDLRDGHKTKSLIGMIVKGYAIDAYRHRENMVAVEELPEEDGDNGTSLEGQLIDRERYEDLKRHLASLDALYADVILLKYDGYSNAEMASLLGVTEDVVRQRLHRARVKLKKRLEMEGDQDGAKKSQ
- the flgM gene encoding flagellar biosynthesis anti-sigma factor FlgM, which encodes MKIASVPLSAQVNIYGKTGRKAPAPRAGSQAPDMVEFSQNARPLDEFLRVAQSTPDVRMERVTMLRQQIEAGTYRVEGRAVAEKLLAHAAARL
- a CDS encoding G5 domain-containing protein, which translates into the protein MRVRYAIRNVLARGFAVLRGRGVAVTLLGVLALAAVVGLNRGTRLFVIYDGEQLIVHQTDTEDAGQALHEAGIRLSRNDTVSLPESTAGGVVEVRIERSQTVHMDVHGERYTLSTLGGTVGAVLSRSGITTGGFDEITPDVSTPVTSGMTISVVRREIVTEYKTEEIPFWNVRAPASELLVGKERLAQEGVVGERRHVYEITLRNGVPVSRVRVRIEVTTEPQNEIIEYGTRKPDPPKPKPAQPSITLKENAVAVPLAESGGGLLTTPSGEELAYGRVLEVTATAYTTEGRRQKRTASGTQARVGAIAVDPKVIPLGSKVYVEIPGGKWFYGLAVCEDTGGVIKGNKIDLFFNTESECMRFGRRKAIVYVLD
- a CDS encoding DUF4367 domain-containing protein, yielding MAPKNLNDKIFDAMLDVAAEEVLEQRLKEWEALDTEEHVFSPEFERKMRRLLKGRTRQVRVQKARRFFSRAAAVLVIFMVVGFALTMSVSAIRVQVLNTIIEYGETFFGVHFGGTADENSESDAYVYPEYVPVGYELEVDDEMPIGRIVSYKNEETGGVIDFLQLLKLESTVNTFDSEHVDIPYEVTYKDQRLLVFESNTEGYASYIIWESDTIFYELSASLPVDELLKIARSTFG
- a CDS encoding flagellar hook-basal body protein, which codes for MIQTMYNGLHGMLSHQQNLDTIANNIANVNTHGYKRSRTEFKETLYARMLSPTDNAPQINLQRGTGVVPAQTLHNFGQGASLDTARTLDFALEGPGFFTVVTPAGERLYTRDGAFYLTPEADGDYLVDKQGCYLLGADGARIRIPGDASSLSADARGALSLRTETGDDAVPFARLALTEFDNPGGLQAAGDSRYRPSENAGAPREAIDTTLRQGALEASNVDYAEEMARLIRAQRAYQLSSRCVTTADQMAQICNSIRS
- the flgF gene encoding flagellar basal-body rod protein FlgF; this translates as MLRSLYTAATAMLTDTRRMDVISNNLANAETRGFRADTLVTQSFRDMLISRLNDPNVNVYTTVGPHNTGIHIDRVYTSFVQGPLEETQLSTDLALAGDGFFAVETPDGERYTRNGSFSVDADGYLVTPTGQYVLGQSGRLRVGSGDFTVTAEGGVTAGGVQTDRLRVVRFADNSLLRKDRDSLMYNLEPETNPPVSAAAEVRQGTLEGANVDTARELVDMIQVYRHYELNQRVLRMVDESLGRAVNDIARV
- the flgK gene encoding flagellar hook-associated protein FlgK; protein product: MRSTFAGLDIANRGLFVAQRQIDLAGHNIANANTAGYTRQRFVTAAVPPPGMNTLWLPIDKGRTGGGVVTLTVEQIRDRFLDKQVRNELTRTAYWDERSAALSYIEDIFNDIDATSLNTVMNGFFNSLQELSKNTTDGAVRAEAVEKAKSMTDMFHSYYSKFTDQMYQQDEMVVAQGKHISDLGRQIAELNQAVFKYELTGNNANDLRDKRNLLLDELAGFVDISYQEVGSGKTDINGMELTTLVVQIGGADFIDHSTFREITAVQTVVNDIVGGSASLAPLHELQFADDSSAVPVTGGAVRSYLDLRDGNSASTQGLPYFKAQLDTLVRSLVTEFNAVHETGYTLPYVDGSGVTHPSRTGVPFFDPAGLTIDAFSLSADILASPYNAVASDEPVQMDANGHYETGNNRTVLEQLIKLAQRSDLPAVDNFEKFYNTFITELASEVAHANKMAEQEYALLDGLTAQRASVSGVSLDEEMTDLLRFQHAYNAAARVITTMDEALDVLINRTGRVGL
- the gpr gene encoding GPR endopeptidase, yielding MIARRTDLAVEARELWEESAGETTRLPGVEARDYETRGCPVTAVRILSDEGARALGKPAGAYVTVELPRLIRGEPSAFADAARALAQELRPLLPLAPAAAVLVVGLGNRDITPDAVGPLAVEHVMVTRHLVDRLPDLFGHLRPVAAFAPGVLGSTGMESADIIRGVIAEARPDAVILVDALASRRLRRVCSTVQFADTGIVPGSGVGNARAALNRETLGLPAVAVGVPTVVDTATLCADLLEEAGAAAVDPAALAPHGGGMIVTPKEIDARVRELSKAVGYAINLCLQEDLSVEDVMDFLS